The window ATGCAAAAGCTCACTgggtaaaaatgtttttattttaaatggttaaCTGTGCTTTGCATGCAACAAAGGCCTTTACCATACACCAAGCAATGAGATTGGCAATAATAAAACAATCCAAACATTGTTTCGTCAACATTAAAACAAAGGTTACTCTCTTTAAACTGGTATTATATAAGCCACTATACAATTTGAGGAAATGAAACACAGAGATGTCTACTAAGCAAAGGTTTACATTTCATAGGGAACTGCTGATGAGCAAAACAGTCTCTAGTTATGATTTCTTTTTGCAGCTGGGTTACAGAGTTTTTCAGTTAATAAAGGTTGAGGGTCATAGGGATGAATTATTATTGCACATGCACATGAACCCACCAACAATGACAGCGATAGCACATGCCACCTGCCCATCACTTATTACCACCATCACTAATTCATAACCCAGGTGACAGATGGAGGGAGACCGTATATTTCATGACAGGACACAATGGGGGCAGACAGAGTGGACAGACCAGCCATCTACACTACCACAGAACCAAATCATTAGTGATCTGATTGTATTAAATGGGAGAGAAATTAAAAATGCAAGACTTTTCGAAAATGATTCActtattcaaatttaaataaagtcAGATCGCTAGTGATATTCAATATATACTGCATAAAAGGAAACAAAGactttatttttacaaataaaacttTCATACCATCCATACCCAGTCTATGCCAAGATGTCATACCTCAATTCAATTCACTATAAAATCATGTGCTTGAAAACTTTAAACATGCTGAATAATGAGTTGGAACAGGAACAATCTGTTGTGTAACAAGACATTCACATGACCAGCTAACTGCAATGATTCCCTGATACTGCCAAAACTTCCTCATTTCAGACTGGATGTACcgctaactttaaaaaaaaaaagcgaagTAAATGAAAACTTGATATATTACAAACACACCACATTGATTTTCTATTCCTTCTTTAACATATTCATGTTTATATTATTGAACCGAGGACAGGCGAGACGCTCACCAAAGACTCTAAATGGAAAAACAGCTCAACACTCATGAATAAACTTGGGTTTGTGAACCCACTCCTTCTTCCTCAAAGGAATTCCTCAGGAAACCAGCCCAGGGCTGATGAAACCTTATATGTATTAGGAAtaattcccaaaaaaaaaaaagatcctgttaaaacattacaaaaataaataataataaaaaaaaactgtaaacagCAGTTCCCAAATGACTAGAAGATTCTTTCAAATGGTCTAAAATATGCAACATTTTAAGGGACAGTACACCATAAATGAGAGTTGTTACATTATTTACTCTCCATCATGTTCCAAATCttgtgtggaacacaaaagaagatattttgaagaatgttggttacCAAAGAGTTCTATAGTATGGGAAAATAAATATTCCCATTGAGTTCCACAGGTTTGGACCAACAAGAGGGAGCAAATGAtgacaaattttaattttggggtgggCATCCTTTTAGCATTTAtgataaaagatttaaaaaaaaaatcacattgatTAACACAAACGAggactttttttctctccataaaaacatactaaatgaaacattaaaaaaaaaacattctttcctAAGAATTTCTGGTGCATTATTGGAGGTAAAATGTAATGTTCAAGTTGATGTTAGGTGTACagttgaagtgttttttttttttttaaataaacttgaCCGAGGCTCAGCAAGTAACAACCTTCATCCTTAATAACCTTTTGCATTTCCTTCCTTTCAAGGAGGGGTACATGTTTTCATGACATTTTCAGTGAATGTAATATGTCAACATGGGATAAAATTAGCAACATTGAATCAGATCATGCTCAAGGCGAATAAAACTCATGTTCTAAAGAGAACAATGAGcgataaaaatgtcatttttacacAGAAAACAGTAATAATAGAAATGCACTTGTACAGCCTCCTGACACTAGTGTGTGCAGTACACAAATGATTTCTTTGTTTACATACACATGCCTTGAGTTGATCTAATACACACAAATTAGATGACCGCACCACACATCAAGTTCAGGTGATAAAGATTGTCTGGGGAAAGTGGTTTGAGTGAAACCGAGTTTATTAACTGGGATGGACTTTATGAAGTGCTACACCACATTCTGCTGCCCTTGTGAAGCCTTATTCAACTCCTGATCTTCCCATAAGATAAAACAGTGACCCCAATACGTCTCATTTTTATAATGCTGATCATGTTACCTGTCACACCTCCAATGACTAATTATGGCCAGTGGCATGGCTCTATACATGCATAATGCAGCTTATGAATTAATATGCAATGTAGACGGTCTGCAAAATATTCACTGAAGGAAGATACTTGCTCACTCAGTTGGTCAATGCAGAAAACCACTGCAAATTACACCACTATACAAATATTACTGTAAAGTAAAAGGCCAAATACTCAGACAAAATtttgaaattaatattattagcACTACCCTAATAAGATAAGTAATTCTGCCAATTTATGTCAAAATTTACTGACGGTCTTGTCAagggatatgtgaccctggaccacaaaaccagtcaaactgacatttatacatcatctgaaagctgaataaataagctttccacatcgatgtatggtttgtcagaataggtcttggctgagatacaactacactcttaaaaataaaggtgcttcacaatgccatagaggaaccctttttgtctaaatagttccataaagtacctttaacatctgacgaacctttctatttcacaaaaggttctttgtggcgaaagaaggttcttcagattataaaaaggcaagaaagagatggttctttaaagaacctttgaatgaatggttctttgtggaaccaaaaatgtgaccctggaccacaaaaccagtcataaggttaaatttgacaaaactgagatttttacatcatatgaaagctcaataaataagctttctattgatgtatggtttgttaggataggacaatatttggtcgagatacatctatttgaaatcagaaatctgaggatgcaaaaaaatcaaaaagactgagaaaatcaccttacaaatcaaaaattacactttgatatgtttacagtaggaattttacaaaaaaatcttcatggaacatgaactttacttaatttcttaatgatttttggcataaaagaaaaatcaaattttcaattttgacccatgcaatgtatttttggctattgctacaaatataccccagcgacttaagactggttttgtggtccagggtcacaaatggttctgtggcatcgctgtgaagaaccttttaaatcatctttatttttaaaagtgaacctgaaaatctggaatctgaaagtgcaaaaaaaaaaaaaaatcaaaatgaagttcttagcaatgcatgttactaatttaaaaattaggttttgatatatttagggtgggaaatttacaaaatatctttatggaacatgatctttacttaatatcctaattgcataaagaaaaatctattattttgacccatgcaatgtattgttggctattgctacatatatacccatgctacttatgactggttttgtagtccagggtcacatatttttaaatattctcAGGTTTAAATAAGTATTATTTGAGGTTGCAATGACATGCCACAAACTAAATAGCATAGCAGCCAATATAATACTAATATATATTTTCAGGGTAACGCGCACGCGAACATGACTGCTCTTGACCGCATTGTCCATATCACTTCTTCacataatttcagttattttaaagatccttacagcctaaaccagcaaaataaccaaaacccacaacaaaaACATGGAGTATTTCCATGTGTACGAaatagacttctttcaaaaacataaaaaaaatcatactgtccCCAAACTTTTATGGTAGTGTATGATAAAATTAAACCATTTTAAACTTGTTGGGACTGACACAAGAGACACTCCATTTAAAACAGCAGAGTGGACATGTCAAAGCTGccaaatattagaatatttatcACTAAATCATGTAAaatgtgtgtatgttttttttaactgatcgattttatataatattatttgctATTATATGTGGACTATATCAGCTACTCCGCTCCAAATACAGGTACACAtagtgaccctggatcacaaaaccagtcttaagtagcacaggtgtattcgtagcaatagccaacaatacattggtcaaaattattgatttttcttgtatgccaaaaatcattaggatattcagtaaagaacatgttccattaagatattttgtaaatgccctactgtaaacataacaaaacattttttattattaatatccattgctaagaacttcatttggacaactttaaaggcaattttctcaatatttagatttttattttttgcattctcagattccagattttgtatCTTGGCCTAAATATTATATCCTAACATGAATGAAGCTTATTAACTTAGCTTTTTATATATTAAGTTTCAAAcaaattgactggttttgtggtccagagacaCATATGTTGTAACATTTCATAGACTGCCTACTTTTCAAAACGATCAATCATATGCACTTCCCAGGCCAGGATAAAACTGACATCAAAATCAAGCAGAATTTAGGATGCTAACGTGTCAGGAACTACCTTTATCAGCTGCAGCAATGATAAGAGATCGATATGACAACATGTGATCATGCAACTGTCATGCACCAGCAAGACTCTTCTGGATTTATGACAATCCAGCTTCAATGGAAAGACACGATTTATATTGAATACACCAAACCAATGACCCTGTTGCACAACACCCGTTTAGCGTTTGAGAACTTCCCAATACGCGTTGTCTGCTCAAGTCTTACATAATAATGATCTGTTTATTGTATTAGCAGCAGGGATGTGTTGGCATGCACGGCTACGAAAAGCTTAAACAAGTCTACAGATCCCCATGCTAACGTGTAAAAATAACGTAAGCCAACAGTGCGCTGGGTAACTGTGTGTCAAACAGACTGACAGCAGAGCAATGCTGATTTCTAAGCTAAAATGAGAAATAAAGTGGAAAATAAAAGACTTACACCTCTAGTATTCTGTCTCCTTTCACTATACCGGCCCGGTCCGCCGCACCCCCGGGTAGCACGGCGCTGACATGCTGGAGAGGAGCGTACAGCTCCCCGTTAATGCTCCGCAGCTGGCCGCCTTCACTCACTTGACCGCGGACGTTGAATCCGTATCCCGATTCCGACTTTATGATCCGAACCACGCGTGGACCCGAAGTCACCATGGTCGGGGTCTGACTACCAGAACTGACCGCCCCTGAACCGTTAACGCGGGGCGCTGCTGCTGCGGGTAGCAGTGACGGAGGAGCGGGCCGAGCAGTCTCATCTCCTTCGATTTCCGCCATCTttaactcgtttttttttttaaccccccTCTCCTCCCGTAGGCCTTCAAAACAACAAGCCAGAAATACGCTTGACCCGCCCAACCATCACAAGACTTCTTTCACTTTCCCTCACAGACTGTTTCCAGTGTCTTTAGAGGGGACCAGAGGGCCACTATGGAGCCTGTCAGTTTGTTTTGGTGAATTATGTAACAGGACATCCTGTAGCTATATGTTTACAAGACACAACTGAAAGTTAGTTCCGTATAGGAAGCTACAGCGATAcaattgatacatttttttttaatttttttttatgatagtatttataataatttatttgtaatagtatttttttgtaatattatattttgtatGCTGGTTTCAAATACCAAGTTTATATTTTTTGTGAATTAATCTCCAAAATAATCTCcatgttataaaataataaaataatgcccATGTTTTTTGTTATAGCTGTTGTGTAAACAAcagatgtaaaaataaataaataaatctgaactttttaaattcagatttgactttttttcatatttatttatttatgtattcagaTTTTAACTGAAAAGAATATTTGCAAGAATATTTTTACGTATTCAAAAACCTTGGTAATAATTTTTGTGAATTaatcttcaaaataaaagttctataACATACTTGTTATAGCTGTTGTGTAAACAActgaactaaaaataaataaataaataaataaatgctgacaAATGTTaactttcagatttttttattttattttcatatttatttttttttttttcagatgttaaTTGAAAGGTTGAATTGTGTTTTCAGTGCAAGAATATTTTTATATGTTCACAAACCTAGTTCATAATTTTTGTGAATTAATCTCCAAAATAAAATTTCTATAGCATCATATTTTTTATAGCTGCTGTGTAAACAActgaactaaaaaataaaaaaagagaattaagaaaaaaagaaaaagaaaattaaatacataaatactgaCATTCTGACAAATGTTAACTTTCAGATTCAGATTTGActtaattttcatatatatatatacccccCCGGGTTTTAACTGAAAGGTTGAATTGCGTTCTCAGTGCAAGAATATTTTACATATGTTCAAAAACCTAGTTCATAGTTTTATGAAATAATctccaaaataatttttttataacatcATATTTTTGCTATTACTGTTGTGTAAATAAAGAAACATTCTGACAAATGTTAATTTTAAGATTCAGAtccgactttatttttatttttgttaaataaatattaaattattaaataatttatataattcatatttattttagattttgacTGAAAGGATGATTTGTGTTCTCAGTGTaagaatattttttatataacagTATATTTTTTGTTGTAGCTGTTGTGTAACAActgaactaaaaaaataaaaaataaaaaataaatactgacaAATAGTAACTTTCAGATttagattttgactttattttcatatttattaattttcaagATTTTATATAATTGAAAGGTTGAATTGCATTCTCAGCGCAAGACTATTTTTCATATGTTCAAAAGCctagtttatattttttttctaaattaatctccaaaataaaaatttttgtttttttgttacatATTTTTTGTTATAGCTTACGTGTTAACtgaactaaaaaaagaaaaataaataaacaaataaataaataataacattctGACAAATGTTTCagattcagattttattttatttttaatttcatatttgtcTTTTCCCCCCCAGATTGTAACTGAAAGGTTGAATTGTGTTCTCAGTACAAGAATATTTTTGATATGTCTAAAAACCTAGCTCATAATTTTTGTGAAATAATCTCCAAAATAAAATTTCTATAACATTATATTTTTGTCATAGCTGTTGTGTAAATAACTAAacttaaaaaaagataaataaatacaaataaataaataaatactaacatTCTGACAAATGTTAACTTTCAGATTCatattcgactttattttcatgtttatttatgtattattattattttttctttcatattTTAAACGAAAAGGTTGAACTGTGTTCTCAGTCCAAGAATATTTTTCATATGTTGGGAAAAGTTGTCATATTTTTGGACAAAGCATTAATATTTTGGacttatttattgtttaaaaaagtatgtttatatgtCACAGGAAtgaatcaaaggaataaattgggaaaaaaaaaactagttttcTTACAGTTTTTGCCCAAATTATACATTAATAAGAATAAGTGGTGTATTTTCACCATTAAGATAGCAATGTATATGTAATCTGAAATAATGATAAAgcaacataaataaataacataattttTGACAGAAACATACCTTTGCAGGAAGCAACATTGTTCAAAATATGACATTCATCAACTCTGTGCTGGGCTTACTGAATTATAAAAGTAGAGCGACATCTAGTGGATTTATTACCACAGTGCGAATGGTGTGACACTAGAGTCCTGGGGTGGGTACCGATTTcttaaaaatcaattattttatgTTGTGTATTTGTCTATGTGGtgtttttaatatgcttttaGACAAACCATGTGCCAATCTATTAATCAACACTATTGCTCCTTAAAACTGGTTTCACAAAAGCTGTCCCAGAAATGCTGTTTGAAACAGCCTTTTTTTTGCTAGGCTACGTCACAAAATTCAATAACCAATCACGTCAAAGGATAGATTCATATCATTAGCATGCAAAATATACCAATAGGATTACCAGcacaaaatcaaaaattaaatagagtattttagtttagtttagtttgcaTATTGTGTCTgtcaatatataaaacaattatttgcAGTAGGGATTATTTGGTTTGCTGACAGCATGGTTTGCTATTTGTATATTTAGCAGTCCAGAAAAGGTGGCAAACTGTCTGAAATTCAGCAACATTGGCAAAGCCCCGAGTTAGTAAGCAAAACTGTGATGACTTGGCAATGTGCTGTGGTCAAAAGATCTGATCATGCATATTTGTTGTGAGTCAGCAGACAAGGCTGAATTTTGGATTCCTTTTATTTATCTTTATTGTTATTAATAGTTGTAACAGTACATAcaatgtaatattatatatatttggaAACTAAAATGCTAAACTGAATTATAATACAGAAAACCACAAGGAAGCCACAAAATTACAGGTTTCTGTAAACATAAGCAAGAAATAGCTTCTGGAGCTTTACTTGCTGTGACTAATCACAACATGTACTGTaactaaagaagaaaaaaagtaaacatttttatTCATCTTACATAAACTATGACTCCAAAATGTCTGTAACTTGGAGAAAATTGACTGGATAtccagttgaggttaaaagtttacatacaccttgcagaatgtgcaaaatgttaattatttcatcaaaataagagggatcatacaaaatgcatgtaattttttatttaatactgacctgaataagatattatgtttcacataaaatacgtttacatatagtccacaagagaaaatattagttgacgcttgattcttaatactgtgttatttcttgaattattattattattattattatttttgtggtagttgttcaagagtctcttgtttgtcctaaacagttaaatccactgttcttcagaaaaatctttcaagtcccacaaatttgtttttttaagcatttttgtgtattgtaaacccttttcaacaattactgtatgattttgagatccatctttttcacTATTGCAgtaggttcaaacgcttactgatgcttcagatccAAAcctaatgcattaagagccagggggtgaaaacttttggaatttgaagatcagggaaaataaacttgacatttaggcaaaataagaaaaaatgtacacatttcattctatttaaaagttttcactctggctcttaatgcatcagtgagcGCATTATTATTCAGGTCcgtattttgtatgattcctcttgttcgttggtaaaataattaactttttgcagattctgcaaggtgtatgcaaacttatGACCTTAACTTTTTAAACAACTGTACACTCCATTAAATGCACTTTGTCTCTCACGTCCTCATTTTAATTCCTCTTTCCAGCCGAGCAGCCTTGGGTTTACAATGTAACCATTAACAACGTGGGACACACCCTAGTAAAAGTATTGTGACAATAAGGTAAAGAGAGCACAAAAAACTGCAGGATATGAATCACACTTTAAACATAAACTTCTGCACATAAAGACttgaataatttaaagctttattTGAACTAAAACATATTTTACTTTTAGCACAGACAGGCTTAAAGCTCAAAGAATACTGTTTGTAAGCCAAAGAGCGTTAGGAGCTGTCATACACACCCACTGTACTTTAACCTGGCAGCGAGAGTAGTTTTATGGTTTTCATTCGATACTGatgtacacacacaaacacaaacacaaacaagaGAAAAGTAAAAAACAATCAGATGTTTTAATAGACATCAGGATTAACTTTACAGTTTTAATTCTTCATTTCCAGCTTTGTGTCTTCTTTAACTGCATTCTGTAGCATGCCTCACAAGCAATGGACAAACCCACAACCAAAGACACAAACTCCTCAAAATTCACCTCCCCATCTCCATTGGCATCCAAGTCCTTCATAATTCTGTCTATGGTGGTTGGATCCTTCTGAGACTGTGGGAAAAGAGAGTGAAATGTGTTTGATAAACGAGAGGATTTCATTTTCTTGGAAAAAGAAGGAGAGGAGACCAGAATTATAGTATTTGCGAGAGAATGACATAAGCTTTTCACCTTGAGAAACCCAGAGAGCTCGTTCTCCATCAGGGTTCGGAGTTCACGGCGGGTCAGTGTGCCGCTCTTGCCCTCTTTTCCAGCGTAGCGGTGGAATACCATGATGAGGGACTCCATGGCGGTCTCTAGTTCGGATGGCATGGCTGCTTACTGTCTGGGTTTTTACCACTGTAGAAAGTTGATATGAATCTAATATTAACACAACTGATCTTGACAATGCATTTATAAGCTTAAAGAAACAGCAGAAAGAAGAGCTTACCGTTTGGGCGTCTGAGTGAGGAATTTTAGAAATGCCGGTTATCTCTGTCAAGACTTTATATGACCGAGCCCATGGGCAGGAGAAGGTCTTATCAGGGGAAGTTGAGCAACACATTGATTTAGAGCACAGCACAGCATACCTAAGGGTATGAGTTAAGCAGACTTTGTGTGCTCTGTATAGATCGCATGAATCACCA of the Garra rufa chromosome 17, GarRuf1.0, whole genome shotgun sequence genome contains:
- the s100a10a gene encoding protein S100-A10a gives rise to the protein MPSELETAMESLIMVFHRYAGKEGKSGTLTRRELRTLMENELSGFLKSQKDPTTIDRIMKDLDANGDGEVNFEEFVSLVVGLSIACEACYRMQLKKTQSWK